The following nucleotide sequence is from Alkalihalobacillus sp. LMS39.
CTCCTTCGCTCATCGTATCAAAATTTTTATATAAATATTGCGATACAGCAAGTTCTAGTACTGCATCCCCTAAAAATTCTAACCTCTCATTGTCCTTGCAAGGATTAATACGATGCTCATTCACATAGGATGAATGGGTGAAAGCTTGGATTAACAACTTATTATCGTGAAAAGTTAAACCTAGCAATTGTTCTAATTGCTCAAACTTTTCTTTTTGACTAGCTGTTAATGTAACTTTACGGGGTCTTTGCTTTCTATCATATTGACTTGATACATTCCGTTTTCGGTAATTTCTAGAAGAGTGTGGCATGTGAACCGAACCTTTCACCTCGTAATTTTAATGTAAAGCAAGTCCCATTCATAAGTATGGGACTTGACGATGAACTACTGCTGACCTTCTATGTAGCTTACTACATCTTGAACAGTAGAAATTTTCTCTGCATCTTCATCAGAAATTTCAAGGTCAAACTCATCCTCTAGTTCCATAACAAGCTCAACAACATCTAATGAGTCTGCTCCTAAATCATCTTTAAATGAAGCTTCAGGTTTCACCTCTGCTTCTTCCACACCAAGACGATCAACAATAATTTTTGTAATGCGTGCTAACGTATCTGCCATGTTTACGTTCACCTCCTCTCAAAGTAAACCTGTTTTTACCCCTGTCTACATAGCTAATGACATTATAGGTGATTTCAAAGGAAAATTCTACCCTTAAGGCATAAACATTCCGCCATCAACATGAAGGGTCTGACCTGTCATATATTCTGCCTCATCTGACGCTAAAAATCGGATCGCATGTGCGACATGTTCAGGTTTCCCGAGTGATGAAAGTGGAATTTGCTGTAATAACCCTTCCTTTACATCCTCTGGAAGCTTATCCGTCATATCGGTTTCAATAAAACCAGGGGCTACGGCATTAACTGTAATATTCCGATTTGCGAGTTCCCGAGCTAATGATTTCGTTAACCCAATGACTCCTGCTTTTGCTGCCACGTAATTTGCTTGTCCCGCATTACCTAACACCCCAACAACTGAAGCGACATTAATTATTCGACCATAGCGCTGTTTCATCATTTGACGCATAACCGCTTTAGCACATAAAAATACACCTTTTAAATTCGTATCGATAACCGCATCCCAGTCTTCTTCTTTCATTCGCATGACTAACGTATCTCTCGTGATTCCTGCATTATTTACAAGAATATCGACTGTACCGAAAGTAGATACCACTTCTTTTACCATTGTTTGCACTTCATCACTATTTGAAACATCCGCTTGAATGGCAATGGATTCAACGCCAAGTTCTTTTATTTGGGCAACGACTTGTTCTGCTTTTTCTTTACTTCCAGCATAATTGACACATACATTCGCTCCTTGTTTCGCTAAATCGAGTGCGACTGCCTTTCCAAT
It contains:
- the fabG gene encoding 3-oxoacyl-[acyl-carrier-protein] reductase; translated protein: MLKGKTALVTGASRGIGKAVALDLAKQGANVCVNYAGSKEKAEQVVAQIKELGVESIAIQADVSNSDEVQTMVKEVVSTFGTVDILVNNAGITRDTLVMRMKEEDWDAVIDTNLKGVFLCAKAVMRQMMKQRYGRIINVASVVGVLGNAGQANYVAAKAGVIGLTKSLARELANRNITVNAVAPGFIETDMTDKLPEDVKEGLLQQIPLSSLGKPEHVAHAIRFLASDEAEYMTGQTLHVDGGMFMP
- the acpP gene encoding acyl carrier protein; this translates as MADTLARITKIIVDRLGVEEAEVKPEASFKDDLGADSLDVVELVMELEDEFDLEISDEDAEKISTVQDVVSYIEGQQ